CGCTTGTGCGGCGAACAGCAATGCTGCGAATACAGCTGAGGATAGTTTGCGTAGCATGACTTCTCACACGATGTGAACGTTAGTAAAGCGTCAGTTTCATGCGCGATGATAAAATTCTCGCTATCAATTGCAATCATCTGGTTTGGTTAAGTTTTCCTATTCTGCGAATCTTAACACCACCTTAGCCGTTGGGGTCCTGCCTCTTCCATTAGCATTCGACAGTCTTGTTGTTGGCTATGGCCGATCCCCTCTGTGGAATTCGAGCTTGGTAATCGCTTTGAGGCTCAAGTTACCAGCCATCCAATCAGACTTCTGGCTCCCCTCGCCCCACGTGTGGGGAGAGGGGCTGGGGGTGAGGGGCTGGTTGTTGGCGTCCGGGAGTTTTCAAGTACGAGTACGAGTACCGGTGGAGCACCTGAGTACGAATCGAGACCAGCGATTTTGTCAACTTGCCAATGCATCCAGTCGGTTGGCAAGTCTTACTCTTCGCTTAGCCCAACCGAACCTAGGATGATGTGGTAGAGCTTCAAGTACAGCGAATAGAACACCGGGACCAAGAACAGCAACAACGTTGTTCCGACCGCGAGTCCAAACGCCAGCGAAGCAGCCATGGGGATCAGCAGCTGCGCTTGAAATGACCGTTCCAACATCAACGGAATCAATCCCGCGACCGTTGTCAGGCTGGTCAGCATGATCGGACGGAATCGACGGTGCCCCGATTCGGCCAGGGCTTCCATTGGTGGATCACCGGCGCGGACTCGCGAGTTGATGAAGTCGATCAAGACAATCGAGTCATTGATCACAACTCCGGAAAGCGCCACCAATCCGAACATGCTGAAGAACGTCAGTGGCAGCCCTAGGATCGCGTGTCCCCAAACTGCACCGATCATTCCAAAGGGCACGATCATCAAGATCAAGATCGGCTGGATGTAGGAGCGAAACTGAATGACAAGCAAGACGTACATTGCCACAACGGCGACCATGAAACCTTGCATCAAGCTACCAACCGATTCGCGACTCTGTTCGGCTTGGCCTTCCCAACGGACTTCGACTGCGGGGAATTCCTTCGCCATCTCCGGCATATAGTTGTCTTGCAAATCCGCAATGATCAGATTCGCATTGGCTCGCTGCCAATCCAAGTCGGCTGTGATCGTGATCGAACGCAATTGGTCAACTCGGTTGATTTCGCTGAACCCACGTTTAAGTTCGACGTGGGCCAATTCCTCGATCGGGTGCTCGTTGCCCATCGGATCGGGAACGCGAATTTCACGGAAATTGACGAGCGATCGTCGTTCATCTTCCGGATAGCGAACCATCAATTTGACTTCGTGTCGTCCGCGTTGCAGTCGCATCGCTTCGGCACCGAAGTATGTGTTGCGGACGGTGTTGCCTAGATCGGAAGCGGTAATGCCTGTCGCGATCGCGTTGTCCTTGACGCGGAATTGGTATTCCCACTTTCCGGGCGTGTTGTCGTCGGAGATATCAAACACACCATCGTAGGTTGCCAGCTTTTCTTTGACGGCTTCGGTCGCTGCTAGCAAGCTCTTTTCGTCGTCGCTGGGGGCGAGCAGTTTGAATTCGATCGCTTTACCACCCGGTCCGACACCGACGCTTCCGTAGGAAACGCTATCGGCACCGGCAAATTCGCCCGCTTCTTCACGCCACATGGCCAACAGGGTCTTGCTGTGGATGTCGCGCACTTCGGTGTCGTACAGTTCGGCAAAGATCTGTCCAACATTGCTGCTGGAAGATCCGCCACCGCCGACAGGATTCTGCGTGTTGGTTTTGTTTCCGACCTCGCGAAACGTCAAGCGGACTGGCCCGGCGATAACGTCGCTGCTTTTCGGATAGATCTCCCCAATGGATTTGCCTTCCGCTTTCGCGCGTTCCATTCCGACTCGGCGGCTGACACGACGAATCGCTTCTTCCATCCGTTTCGTCGCGCGATCGGTTTCGATTCCTGGTGTTCCGTCGGGAAACGTGATCACCGCCTGCAAGAAGTTGTTGTCCGTTTCGGGGAACAAGATCGATGGGACGATACCGCTACGCACTAGCCCTGCGCTGGCGATCGCAAGAGTCGTCGCAGCCGCGATCGGAACGATTGGGTGCCGAAGACTGAATTTCAGTGCCGGAACATAAACCGACTCACAAACCCACTCCAGTCCGGCGGTGAATCGTTCACTGAGCCAACCCAATAGCAGTCCCAGAGGACGCAGCGGGTAGACAAGTATCGATAGGAATCGGAAGAATCCCGTGTGGGTATGCGACAGGTGGCTGGGCAAAACAAACATGCTTTCCCATAGCGAGATCAACAGCATTGCGATCACCGCCATCGGAATGACCGCCATGAATTTACCCATCACACCGGAGACGAAAAACATCGGTGCGAATGCGATGATGGTTGTCGAAACCGATGCGGTCACCGATGGGAAAACTTCCAGCGTTCCATCGAGTGCCGCTTGTTTGAGTGGCTTGCCCATGCCCTTATGAGCATGGATGTTCTCGCCGACGACGATCGCGTCATCGACCACGATCCCCAGTGCCA
This genomic interval from Stieleria sp. JC731 contains the following:
- a CDS encoding efflux RND transporter permease subunit, which produces MKTAVKWAISNAPGMNVLMVALMLIGGACLYRMRREMFPEFELEVVMVSVPYPGATPKDSEEAICQKIEEAIRPINGVKKVTSIAREGGAYVLAELRSDVRNVQKVMSEIDREVDRIPSFPDLAEDPQVQQITFRDAAIRVGVIGPNVRSREAELRLREIAEDVRDDVLMLPTVSTASIMGTRPYQIDVEIPEATLRSHDLTLNRVADIIRQRNVELPGGQMKTEGQEILLRAKSKGRVGDEIRKIPVVTRNDGVVLTIGDLGEVRDEFEDSTKVGEINGEPAMVVNVERSKTEDLLAMVDDVYAYVAQKELPTGYRFEVWNDTSTEVRGRLDLLKRNGLQGLALVFLVLTLFLEMRLAFWVALGIPVSILGSGAVLALGDQTLNMLSLFSFLMALGIVVDDAIVVGENIHAHKGMGKPLKQAALDGTLEVFPSVTASVSTTIIAFAPMFFVSGVMGKFMAVIPMAVIAMLLISLWESMFVLPSHLSHTHTGFFRFLSILVYPLRPLGLLLGWLSERFTAGLEWVCESVYVPALKFSLRHPIVPIAAATTLAIASAGLVRSGIVPSILFPETDNNFLQAVITFPDGTPGIETDRATKRMEEAIRRVSRRVGMERAKAEGKSIGEIYPKSSDVIAGPVRLTFREVGNKTNTQNPVGGGGSSSSNVGQIFAELYDTEVRDIHSKTLLAMWREEAGEFAGADSVSYGSVGVGPGGKAIEFKLLAPSDDEKSLLAATEAVKEKLATYDGVFDISDDNTPGKWEYQFRVKDNAIATGITASDLGNTVRNTYFGAEAMRLQRGRHEVKLMVRYPEDERRSLVNFREIRVPDPMGNEHPIEELAHVELKRGFSEINRVDQLRSITITADLDWQRANANLIIADLQDNYMPEMAKEFPAVEVRWEGQAEQSRESVGSLMQGFMVAVVAMYVLLVIQFRSYIQPILILMIVPFGMIGAVWGHAILGLPLTFFSMFGLVALSGVVINDSIVLIDFINSRVRAGDPPMEALAESGHRRFRPIMLTSLTTVAGLIPLMLERSFQAQLLIPMAASLAFGLAVGTTLLLFLVPVFYSLYLKLYHIILGSVGLSEE